One genomic window of Blastopirellula retiformator includes the following:
- a CDS encoding methyl-accepting chemotaxis protein translates to MIGTLRLNLPDLDQDERAEFARRQRELDGRLNRLFAVLLIVQCVIAVAAAIWLTPLTWSGAESGVHAHVWGSVALGGLLGVFPAYLGWFHSQNPMTRYVVSVAQVGFSGLLIHISGGRLEVHFHVFASLAFLTLYRDPWTVLLATVVVAVDHLARAIFWPQSIFGVSDPAVLRALEHAMWVVIEDAVLLVGIAQARQEAANAVKQHITVESSHAMLRSAIDQLSSVLDKAAHGDLSANVPATEDPLVRRLSDDVQQTLDSWRSVIQQVSGTVRDVTASSSTLQENSTLLAAGIQNQAEAFLAIEQSLTSLSQSIQEIRQHSELVGNSASKASQVAQQGEQALHESERSMQDIQNSSSKMAAAISVIQELAEQTNLLALNATIEAARAGEAGKGFAVVAGEVKQLAQRSNDSADEINKLIVESQQRVQDGVNAGEKTSVYFREICEAVQASQGETSEVIAVTQNQTQVAQRLQAELLRLRDISNQNQSSGNQLSTEGDQLEALAQALNECVGIFKTGERSELTTAV, encoded by the coding sequence ATGATTGGGACCCTGCGACTAAACCTACCGGATCTGGATCAGGATGAGCGAGCCGAATTTGCGCGTCGTCAGCGCGAGCTGGATGGCCGCCTGAATCGCCTGTTCGCGGTGCTGCTGATCGTGCAATGCGTTATCGCCGTTGCGGCGGCCATTTGGCTGACGCCGCTAACGTGGAGCGGCGCCGAAAGCGGCGTGCATGCCCATGTCTGGGGCAGCGTGGCGCTCGGCGGACTGCTCGGAGTCTTTCCGGCCTATCTCGGTTGGTTTCACTCCCAAAATCCAATGACTCGGTATGTCGTCTCGGTCGCCCAGGTGGGGTTCTCGGGATTGTTGATTCATATCTCCGGCGGTCGGCTGGAAGTTCACTTCCACGTTTTCGCGTCGCTGGCGTTCTTGACGCTGTATCGCGATCCGTGGACGGTGCTGTTGGCGACGGTTGTTGTGGCGGTTGATCACCTGGCCCGGGCGATTTTTTGGCCGCAATCGATCTTCGGCGTTTCTGACCCGGCGGTGCTGCGGGCCTTGGAACATGCAATGTGGGTGGTCATCGAAGACGCGGTGCTGTTGGTCGGTATCGCCCAGGCTCGCCAAGAAGCGGCCAACGCGGTGAAGCAGCACATCACCGTCGAAAGCTCTCACGCGATGCTGCGCAGCGCTATCGACCAGTTAAGCTCGGTCCTCGACAAAGCGGCGCATGGCGATCTCAGCGCCAACGTTCCGGCGACCGAAGACCCGCTGGTGCGGCGGCTAAGCGACGACGTCCAACAAACGCTCGATTCGTGGAGATCGGTGATCCAACAGGTCTCCGGCACGGTCCGCGACGTGACCGCCAGTTCGTCGACGCTGCAAGAAAATTCGACCCTGTTGGCCGCAGGCATCCAAAATCAAGCCGAGGCGTTCTTGGCGATCGAACAGTCGCTGACCTCGCTCAGCCAATCGATTCAAGAAATTCGCCAGCACAGCGAACTGGTCGGCAATTCGGCCAGCAAGGCGTCGCAGGTCGCCCAGCAGGGAGAACAGGCGCTACACGAGTCGGAACGTTCGATGCAGGACATTCAAAATAGCTCAAGCAAGATGGCGGCCGCGATTAGCGTGATTCAAGAGCTGGCCGAACAAACCAATCTGCTGGCGCTCAATGCGACGATCGAAGCGGCCCGGGCCGGCGAAGCGGGCAAAGGTTTCGCCGTCGTCGCCGGAGAAGTGAAACAACTGGCCCAGCGCAGCAACGATAGCGCCGACGAAATCAACAAGCTGATCGTCGAGTCGCAACAACGCGTGCAAGATGGCGTCAACGCCGGCGAGAAGACGAGCGTCTACTTCCGCGAAATCTGCGAAGCGGTGCAGGCCTCGCAAGGGGAAACCAGCGAGGTGATCGCCGTCACGCAAAACCAAACGCAAGTCGCCCAACGATTGCAGGCGGAACTGCTGCGACTACGCGACATCAGCAACCAAAACCAATCGAGCGGCAATCAACTGTCGACCGAAGGGGACCAGCTAGAAGCCCTGGCCCAGGCGCTGAACGAATGCGTCGGGATCTTTAAGACGGGCGAGCGGTCGGAGTTGACGACGGCGGTCTAG
- a CDS encoding leucine-rich repeat domain-containing protein, with amino-acid sequence MKTEEPSTSTTAPPPRRRLRFSLRTLLIVTPILAALFAWIGSEKLRHDRDQAAAEHLRTRFDTTWNSVNGRWNHSPPKWSELVRGRLYLPQSGLSLQAPVYGQSIQLDDQEWQALDNLLDLKVLKLFHYQGSENQATFSRLRSVEQLHIGGGKLTPSELRQINTLANLKELEFSDYQSPTDKAFAILDKESLNRDDPASDIRLPLEEFHVSLQSWPRLEELNLMSFELSDRSLEAIAEIDVLCDVSLQQCDFDPRSLDRFQQMPNLTRLTIFPVLGRRIDGERIPSPNVDETNLTHWGRHPRLECLSLGMVDLDSFGGQDGNLSGRWPVLQILTLIGVDLSATAIEEIAAIPNLKYLSLSRCDVPPRSLDALAQIKTLTNLSLEESGVDEALMQKLASLSNLEVLQLEGAEITDQAMLHIAQIDQIKHLSLRETNVGDAGIALLENHPHLESVRISGGPATKRSLASLATIKNISLMKSNLATADGADAIRIPLARLQDSGGDVQAELKSLRITPAKPVQP; translated from the coding sequence ATGAAAACCGAAGAACCGTCTACAAGCACAACTGCCCCACCGCCCCGCCGGCGGCTACGGTTCTCGCTGCGCACGCTGTTGATCGTAACGCCGATCCTGGCGGCGCTGTTTGCGTGGATCGGCAGCGAGAAGCTGCGGCATGATCGAGATCAGGCGGCGGCCGAGCATTTGCGAACCAGATTTGATACGACCTGGAACAGCGTCAATGGTCGTTGGAATCACTCGCCGCCCAAGTGGAGCGAACTCGTTCGCGGTCGGCTCTATCTGCCCCAATCGGGATTGTCGCTTCAAGCTCCCGTATACGGTCAGTCAATTCAACTCGATGACCAAGAATGGCAAGCGCTCGACAACTTGCTCGACTTGAAGGTTCTCAAGCTGTTCCACTATCAAGGCTCGGAAAACCAGGCCACGTTTTCACGGCTGCGCTCCGTCGAGCAACTCCACATTGGGGGAGGAAAGCTGACGCCGAGCGAGCTCCGCCAAATCAACACCTTGGCGAACTTGAAGGAACTCGAATTCTCCGACTATCAAAGCCCGACCGACAAGGCGTTTGCCATCCTCGACAAGGAGAGTTTGAACCGTGACGATCCAGCGTCTGACATTCGACTTCCTTTGGAAGAGTTCCACGTCAGTCTGCAATCGTGGCCACGCCTGGAGGAGTTGAACCTGATGAGCTTCGAGCTCTCGGATCGCTCGCTAGAGGCAATTGCCGAAATCGACGTATTATGCGACGTCTCACTCCAGCAGTGTGATTTCGATCCACGCTCGCTCGACCGGTTCCAGCAGATGCCGAACCTGACGCGGCTGACCATCTTCCCCGTCTTGGGGCGACGTATCGATGGCGAACGCATACCAAGTCCGAATGTCGACGAAACGAACTTGACGCATTGGGGGCGTCACCCGCGGCTCGAATGTCTCTCGCTGGGAATGGTGGATCTGGACAGTTTCGGTGGACAGGACGGCAACCTCTCTGGCCGGTGGCCCGTGCTGCAAATCTTGACGCTAATCGGAGTCGATCTGTCGGCGACCGCCATCGAAGAAATCGCAGCCATCCCCAACCTGAAGTACCTTTCCCTTTCGCGTTGCGACGTGCCGCCACGCTCGCTCGACGCGCTCGCCCAGATAAAGACGCTTACCAATTTGTCCCTGGAGGAGAGCGGCGTTGACGAAGCGTTGATGCAAAAACTAGCGTCACTTTCGAATCTGGAAGTCTTGCAACTGGAAGGCGCCGAGATCACCGACCAGGCTATGCTCCACATCGCGCAGATCGATCAAATAAAGCACTTATCGCTGAGAGAAACCAACGTCGGAGACGCCGGCATCGCGCTGCTGGAGAATCATCCGCATCTCGAATCGGTGAGGATCTCAGGCGGACCGGCGACCAAGCGATCTTTGGCGTCACTGGCCACGATCAAAAATATCTCGCTGATGAAAAGCAATCTGGCGACCGCCGATGGAGCGGACGCCATTCGCATCCCACTTGCCAGGCTTCAAGATTCTGGCGGCGACGTCCAGGCCGAACTGAAGTCGCTTCGCATCACCCCGGCTAAGCCTGTGCAGCCGTAG
- a CDS encoding leucine-rich repeat domain-containing protein, whose amino-acid sequence MNVFPTSNTDLVRGRLYLPKTRLLVKGTSFEQPGQLDEADWKALGNLTALERLGLKNMQNRFPGETFSRLAMLDRLELDDCELTPDDFRQITELKRLTRFEISDNERREYRQGLDPREDARLFAPLALAIAPGSWPQMETLRLTSVLLSDQSLAAISQMENLQSLWLANSEFDPRSLDQLADLPNLTELHLWPNNRRIDDQLVLGGNADQQTLAAWGRMKRLEILHVSSFEQLDGFGGRGQKLAKRWPSLSTLSISHSTLSPRAIREIVAMPQLTTLSLGGTTCEINAVEDIPLAGVLLQKLRGKKSTAEEYVTSLMAFDANSPIVFSGEQIDDQAMLRIVEIRGLTSLTLRDTQVTDRGIARLENHPTLKRLSVTSSPVTNRSLASILRIPSLKFSECEFKETGVNENLLQPLLWRESTGKDPGAWLTHLGVTPAVPVQPQP is encoded by the coding sequence TTGAACGTTTTCCCGACCAGCAATACGGATCTCGTTCGTGGTCGGCTGTATCTACCCAAGACGCGTCTGCTGGTCAAAGGAACAAGCTTTGAGCAGCCGGGCCAGCTGGACGAGGCCGACTGGAAGGCCCTTGGCAACCTGACCGCCCTGGAAAGGCTCGGCTTGAAGAACATGCAGAACCGCTTTCCAGGGGAAACCTTCTCGCGACTTGCGATGCTGGACCGACTCGAACTGGACGATTGCGAATTGACGCCTGACGATTTTCGTCAGATTACCGAACTGAAGCGACTAACCCGTTTCGAGATCTCCGACAACGAGCGAAGAGAGTACCGCCAAGGTCTCGATCCTCGTGAAGATGCCCGACTATTTGCCCCGTTGGCGCTGGCGATCGCGCCTGGTTCGTGGCCGCAAATGGAGACGCTCCGGCTTACCAGCGTGCTGCTATCGGACCAATCGTTGGCGGCGATCTCCCAAATGGAGAACCTGCAATCGCTCTGGCTCGCCAACAGCGAATTTGATCCCCGTTCGCTCGACCAACTGGCGGACCTTCCCAATTTGACGGAACTCCACCTCTGGCCCAACAATCGCCGGATCGATGACCAGTTGGTGCTGGGAGGCAACGCCGACCAGCAGACGCTCGCCGCTTGGGGACGGATGAAGCGACTAGAAATTCTCCATGTCTCCAGTTTCGAGCAGCTCGACGGATTTGGGGGCCGCGGACAGAAACTCGCCAAGCGTTGGCCCAGCTTGAGCACGCTCTCCATCAGTCACAGCACACTGTCCCCGAGAGCGATCCGTGAAATCGTGGCGATGCCCCAGCTGACGACGCTTTCGCTGGGGGGAACGACCTGCGAAATCAACGCTGTCGAAGATATTCCGCTAGCCGGCGTGCTGCTGCAAAAACTACGGGGCAAGAAATCGACGGCCGAGGAATACGTCACGAGTCTAATGGCGTTCGATGCGAATTCCCCGATCGTTTTTAGCGGCGAGCAAATCGACGATCAGGCGATGTTGCGCATCGTGGAGATCCGAGGCTTAACCAGCCTGACGCTCCGCGACACCCAAGTCACCGACCGGGGAATCGCCCGGCTCGAGAACCACCCGACGCTAAAGCGTTTGAGCGTCACGAGCAGCCCGGTGACTAACCGCTCGCTGGCGTCGATCCTCCGGATTCCGTCATTGAAGTTCAGCGAATGTGAGTTCAAAGAGACCGGCGTGAATGAAAACCTGCTACAGCCCCTCTTATGGCGCGAGTCCACAGGCAAAGACCCCGGCGCGTGGCTGACGCACCTGGGCGTCACCCCGGCAGTTCCGGTGCAGCCGCAACCGTAG
- a CDS encoding DUF1559 family PulG-like putative transporter — protein sequence MHSSLFVEPAARRLRAGFTLVELLVVIAIIGVLIALLLPAVQQAREAARRMSCTNNLKQIGLALHNYHDPHLRFPAGAFSGHVTCTAGGQPMSGSTSECNQVWAPWTVMILPSMEEGPLYDKFDFTRIFPPFTDSCSSPNKQWQAQPPKKYQCPSDPLSSGDTPTLNYLACQGGGDPTIFDATLHAACSGSASARARTIDRAITVRRKARREVSAGRLMSHGITRANTFAKTFLAGFCESYLPAISFAFVPPIGEDASHGNHRSARFTNRTTAPPAAAVLAAHAVDCHADLSGVVCVDRSRDAAVRSGSSGGGASSRPFCHDLEPGEWTLERFPDQQYGSRSWSAVSTQDASAGQRNKL from the coding sequence ATGCACTCATCCCTGTTTGTTGAGCCAGCGGCACGTCGCCTGCGCGCCGGTTTCACGCTGGTCGAGCTACTCGTCGTCATCGCCATCATCGGCGTCTTGATCGCGCTACTGTTGCCAGCGGTGCAGCAAGCCCGCGAGGCGGCACGGCGGATGTCTTGCACCAACAATCTAAAGCAGATCGGTCTAGCGCTGCACAACTACCACGACCCCCATTTGCGATTTCCGGCCGGCGCCTTCAGCGGACATGTCACCTGCACCGCCGGCGGTCAGCCGATGAGCGGATCGACGTCGGAATGCAATCAAGTCTGGGCGCCATGGACGGTGATGATTTTGCCGTCCATGGAAGAAGGCCCGCTTTACGACAAGTTCGACTTCACTCGAATCTTTCCCCCCTTCACCGACAGTTGCTCTTCGCCCAACAAACAATGGCAAGCGCAGCCGCCGAAGAAGTACCAGTGCCCGTCCGATCCTCTCTCCAGCGGCGACACGCCGACGCTCAACTACTTGGCGTGCCAAGGTGGCGGCGATCCCACCATTTTCGATGCGACTCTGCACGCCGCTTGCAGCGGCAGCGCCAGCGCAAGAGCTCGAACCATCGATCGTGCCATCACCGTTAGAAGGAAAGCAAGGCGGGAAGTCTCAGCGGGGCGGTTGATGTCTCATGGTATCACCCGGGCCAACACGTTTGCAAAGACTTTTTTGGCAGGATTCTGCGAGAGTTATTTGCCAGCGATTTCTTTTGCGTTTGTCCCACCCATCGGGGAAGATGCAAGCCATGGAAACCACCGATCCGCCCGCTTCACCAACCGCACCACAGCCCCGCCGGCGGCTGCGGTTCTCGCTGCGCACGCTGTTGATTGTCACGCCGATCTTAGCGGCGTTGTTTGCGTGGATCGGTCGCGAGACGCTGCGGTTCGATCAGGATCAAGCGGCGGCGGAGCATCTTCGCGCCCATTTTGCCACGACTTGGAGCCGGGAGAATGGACGCTTGAACGTTTTCCCGACCAGCAATACGGATCTCGTTCGTGGTCGGCTGTATCTACCCAAGACGCGTCTGCTGGTCAAAGGAACAAGCTTTGA
- a CDS encoding agmatine deiminase family protein, with protein sequence MAKLTGTPRQRGYRWPAEWEPHAGTLLSWPHNRDSWPDKFAPIPLVYQRLVQTLSKYEPVHIQAAGEALAEAQRLVGDLPNVTLHDIATNDAWARDHGPIFLSAPSGQPRAALDWRYNAWGGKYPPWDADDASAQRLLANLDVPYFEPGIILEGGAVEGNGAGVILTTEECLLNPNRNPQLDRADMERYLRDYLCADKGLWLGRGIVGDDTDGHIDELARFVAPNRIVAAFEENPADENHEPLAENFARLEEMTDQHGQPFEVIKLPMPQPKFVGEQRIPACYCNFYIANGVVIVPQFEDPADETAVEVMRRCFPDRQIAPLPALDLVWGLGAYHCITQQIMP encoded by the coding sequence ATGGCGAAGCTTACAGGAACGCCGCGCCAGCGTGGCTATCGTTGGCCCGCCGAATGGGAACCGCATGCCGGGACGCTGTTGTCGTGGCCCCACAACCGCGACAGCTGGCCCGACAAGTTCGCGCCGATTCCGCTCGTCTATCAGCGGCTGGTGCAAACCTTGTCCAAGTATGAGCCAGTCCACATTCAAGCCGCCGGCGAAGCGCTGGCCGAAGCGCAGCGATTGGTCGGCGACCTACCGAACGTCACCCTGCATGACATCGCAACCAACGACGCGTGGGCCCGCGACCATGGGCCGATCTTCCTGTCGGCGCCCAGCGGCCAACCTCGCGCGGCGCTCGATTGGCGGTATAACGCGTGGGGCGGTAAGTATCCGCCATGGGACGCCGATGACGCGTCGGCCCAGCGGCTGCTCGCCAACTTGGACGTTCCCTACTTTGAGCCCGGCATCATCCTTGAAGGAGGCGCCGTCGAAGGAAACGGCGCCGGCGTCATCCTGACGACGGAAGAGTGCCTGTTGAATCCAAACCGCAATCCGCAGCTTGATCGCGCCGACATGGAGCGTTACCTGCGCGACTATCTGTGCGCTGATAAAGGGCTGTGGCTCGGTCGCGGCATTGTCGGGGACGACACCGACGGGCACATCGACGAACTGGCCCGGTTCGTCGCGCCCAATCGGATCGTCGCCGCCTTTGAAGAAAACCCCGCCGACGAAAACCATGAGCCGCTCGCCGAGAACTTTGCTCGCCTAGAAGAGATGACCGATCAGCATGGCCAGCCGTTTGAAGTCATCAAACTGCCGATGCCGCAGCCGAAGTTTGTCGGCGAGCAGCGGATCCCGGCCTGCTACTGCAACTTCTACATCGCCAATGGCGTCGTGATCGTGCCGCAGTTTGAAGACCCGGCTGATGAAACTGCGGTCGAAGTGATGCGACGCTGCTTCCCCGATCGTCAGATCGCACCCCTTCCGGCGCTCGACCTGGTCTGGGGACTCGGCGCCTATCACTGCATCACGCAGCAGATCATGCCGTAG
- a CDS encoding carbon-nitrogen hydrolase, which yields MPAKAPEKVNVAIVQMTCSTVKQENVDKAVAKIAEAAKLGANIVCLQELFAGQYPCQEEDHLKFQEAEPIPGPASEAVQAAAAKHGVVVIASLFEKRAEGLYHNTAVIFDADGTQLGIYRKMHIPDDPHYYEKFYFTPGDLGFRSFQTKFGRVGVCVCWDQWFPEAARLTALTGAQMLFYPTAIGWLVDEKDEYGDAQVSAWETMMRSHAIANGVFVCAPNRVGLEGTIEFWGHSFVSDPNGNLLKVGSHDQEEILVVECNLAQIDFARTHWPFLRDRRIDAYSGLTKRYLDEGAL from the coding sequence ATGCCTGCCAAAGCCCCTGAAAAAGTGAACGTCGCCATCGTGCAGATGACCTGTTCGACCGTCAAGCAAGAGAACGTCGACAAGGCGGTCGCCAAGATCGCAGAAGCGGCCAAGCTGGGCGCCAACATCGTCTGCCTGCAAGAGTTGTTCGCCGGGCAATATCCTTGCCAGGAAGAAGACCACCTGAAGTTTCAGGAAGCCGAACCGATCCCCGGCCCCGCCAGCGAAGCGGTTCAGGCCGCCGCCGCCAAGCATGGCGTGGTCGTCATCGCCTCGCTGTTTGAGAAGCGGGCCGAAGGTCTCTACCACAACACCGCCGTCATCTTCGACGCCGACGGCACGCAGTTGGGCATCTATCGCAAGATGCACATCCCCGACGATCCCCACTACTACGAGAAGTTCTACTTCACGCCGGGCGATCTCGGCTTTCGCTCGTTCCAAACCAAGTTCGGCCGGGTCGGCGTTTGCGTCTGTTGGGATCAGTGGTTCCCCGAAGCGGCTCGCCTGACCGCGCTGACCGGCGCCCAGATGCTCTTCTACCCGACCGCCATTGGTTGGCTGGTCGATGAGAAAGACGAGTACGGCGACGCCCAGGTTTCGGCCTGGGAAACGATGATGCGGAGCCATGCGATCGCCAATGGCGTCTTCGTCTGCGCCCCGAATCGGGTCGGCCTGGAAGGAACAATCGAATTTTGGGGACACTCGTTCGTCAGCGATCCCAACGGCAACCTACTGAAGGTCGGCTCGCATGATCAGGAAGAGATCTTGGTCGTCGAGTGCAACCTGGCCCAGATCGACTTCGCCCGCACCCATTGGCCCTTCCTGCGTGATCGCCGGATCGACGCCTATAGCGGCCTGACGAAGCGGTACCTCGACGAGGGCGCGCTCTAA
- a CDS encoding DUF1559 domain-containing protein — protein MTRNARLRSAFTLVELLVVIAIIGVLIALLLPAVQQAREAARRMSCSNNLKQLGLAVHNYHDTYGKLVAGAIPQSASLPRGRGVSWIVRLMPFLEQSNAFDGFVMAGDSTMQDGGSPNAAFINGLVVPGLNCPSSPLPTVRDWNSPREGQIAIQMVNYVGISGSYYTGGTNGQSGDESTFARMDDYTGGNVFNGTITHVYVPGGSDQEVPGGMPYLSQTAFKDLLDGTSNTMMISEQGDYQYAADGSKNDRRSCGYHGGAWSNGAGSGWWTQNLTVLRHPIGTSGGDGNGATYQVNIPLSSTHPGGVLGTFADGSVHFVSETADFAILTAICDRQDGAVVEAP, from the coding sequence ATGACGAGAAATGCACGCCTTCGCTCGGCGTTTACCTTGGTCGAGCTACTGGTCGTCATCGCCATTATCGGCGTCTTGATCGCGTTGCTATTGCCGGCGGTGCAGCAAGCCCGCGAAGCGGCTCGGCGGATGAGCTGCAGCAACAATCTGAAGCAACTGGGTCTGGCGGTTCACAACTATCATGACACGTACGGCAAGCTGGTCGCCGGCGCCATTCCGCAATCGGCTAGCCTGCCGCGGGGTCGCGGCGTGTCGTGGATTGTGAGGCTGATGCCGTTCCTGGAACAGTCCAACGCTTTCGACGGCTTTGTGATGGCCGGCGACTCGACCATGCAGGACGGGGGCAGTCCGAACGCGGCGTTCATCAACGGTCTGGTCGTGCCGGGGCTGAATTGTCCCTCGTCTCCTTTGCCGACGGTCCGCGATTGGAACAGTCCGCGCGAAGGGCAGATCGCCATTCAAATGGTCAACTACGTCGGCATCTCCGGTTCGTACTACACCGGTGGTACGAACGGCCAGTCGGGAGACGAGTCGACGTTCGCCCGGATGGACGACTACACCGGCGGCAACGTGTTCAACGGCACGATCACGCACGTCTACGTGCCCGGCGGATCGGATCAGGAAGTCCCCGGCGGCATGCCGTACCTGTCGCAGACCGCTTTCAAGGACCTGCTGGACGGCACGTCGAACACGATGATGATCAGCGAGCAGGGAGACTATCAATACGCGGCCGACGGCAGCAAGAATGATCGTCGTTCGTGCGGCTATCATGGGGGCGCCTGGTCCAATGGCGCCGGATCGGGCTGGTGGACGCAGAACCTGACCGTCTTGCGACATCCGATCGGAACCTCCGGCGGCGACGGCAACGGCGCGACCTACCAGGTGAACATTCCGCTCAGTTCGACGCATCCGGGGGGAGTGCTCGGAACGTTCGCCGACGGTTCGGTTCACTTTGTGTCGGAGACGGCCGACTTTGCAATTCTGACGGCGATCTGTGATCGTCAAGATGGCGCCGTGGTCGAAGCTCCGTAA
- a CDS encoding carboxypeptidase-like regulatory domain-containing protein, producing MTTQMRHVAFHLLRTWPAIALVCLLSGCGSDPYGVSQVTGLVTMDGAPLPSATVSFHPVSGRPAKGVTDQEGRYELIYIRDVRGAEPGSYTVRITTFREVAPDPIPGRVPPESIPVRYNRRSMLAAEVEEGDNEINFDLTSAKR from the coding sequence ATGACGACGCAAATGCGACACGTCGCTTTCCATCTGCTGCGCACTTGGCCGGCGATTGCGCTGGTCTGTCTGCTGAGCGGATGCGGAAGCGATCCCTACGGCGTGAGTCAGGTAACCGGCCTGGTCACGATGGACGGCGCTCCCTTGCCGAGCGCGACGGTCAGCTTTCACCCGGTCAGCGGTCGCCCAGCCAAAGGGGTGACCGATCAAGAGGGCCGTTACGAACTGATTTACATTCGCGACGTTCGGGGCGCCGAGCCAGGTTCTTACACAGTGCGGATCACGACATTTCGCGAAGTGGCGCCAGACCCGATCCCCGGCCGAGTGCCGCCGGAGTCGATTCCCGTCCGCTACAACCGCCGCTCGATGCTGGCGGCGGAAGTCGAGGAAGGGGACAACGAGATCAACTTCGACTTGACGTCGGCCAAGCGGTAA
- a CDS encoding magnesium transporter CorA family protein, translating to MNAKSLLPAIWEVPDAFRRRLGDQVGKQRVMQADDHLLLVLHQPPKPGEKNRIGRFFWRDAKREWNSSDLGTGEGTLPRHLAQYSAAIDRLEKEEEAAEGSAAYFQVISDLSPLFRATRNMHAVLQQAREKSGDDKALINARDRAYELERKAELLYTEAKNELDFAIAQQTERQADAAHRMSVSAHRLNVLAAFFFPIVTLATIFGADLHHGFEDWAAPWPFITMTGVGLLLGFILWTFVSAPIGPGKRPRRKDSEARPLRDPHQAR from the coding sequence ATGAACGCAAAGTCGCTTTTACCCGCAATTTGGGAAGTCCCCGACGCATTTCGACGCCGTTTGGGGGATCAAGTCGGCAAGCAGCGGGTCATGCAGGCCGACGATCATCTCCTGCTCGTTTTGCACCAACCTCCCAAGCCGGGCGAAAAAAATCGGATCGGGCGATTCTTTTGGCGCGATGCGAAACGCGAGTGGAACTCGAGCGACTTGGGAACCGGCGAAGGAACCCTGCCCCGGCACCTGGCCCAATACTCCGCCGCAATCGACCGGCTAGAGAAAGAAGAAGAGGCGGCCGAAGGGAGCGCCGCCTACTTCCAGGTAATCTCCGATCTTAGTCCCCTGTTCCGGGCGACTCGCAACATGCACGCCGTGCTGCAGCAGGCCCGCGAGAAAAGTGGCGACGACAAGGCGTTGATCAACGCCCGCGACCGCGCGTACGAGCTTGAGCGGAAAGCGGAGCTGCTCTACACCGAAGCGAAGAACGAACTCGACTTCGCCATCGCCCAGCAGACCGAACGCCAGGCCGACGCCGCGCATCGGATGTCGGTGTCGGCGCATCGGCTCAACGTGCTGGCCGCCTTCTTCTTTCCGATCGTCACCCTGGCGACGATCTTTGGCGCCGACCTGCATCACGGCTTTGAGGACTGGGCCGCCCCCTGGCCGTTTATCACCATGACCGGCGTCGGGCTGTTGCTGGGCTTCATCCTGTGGACGTTCGTCAGCGCCCCGATTGGCCCCGGCAAACGACCCCGCCGCAAAGATAGCGAAGCCCGGCCGCTACGTGATCCACATCAAGCGCGGTAA
- a CDS encoding 3-keto-disaccharide hydrolase, producing MRLTSLSLFSLSLVCVALAAVSANAAEDDKGWTALTDGKSFDGWKINESEKSWSIKDGAFVAKGGRSHLFYVGDEKPFENFILNLKVMTKNNSNGGVYFHTKYQKEGWPKNGFECQVNNSYNSDPRKTASVYAVKDVMEAPAGDDEFFDYTIEVKDKTAKLYINGKLVNEYTEPEGTEAGKDFTRVFDKGTFALQAHDPGSTVYYKDIRVKRLP from the coding sequence ATGCGTTTGACTTCCCTGAGCCTCTTTTCCTTGAGCCTTGTGTGCGTCGCCCTGGCGGCCGTTTCGGCCAATGCCGCGGAAGACGACAAGGGCTGGACCGCGCTGACCGACGGCAAGAGCTTTGACGGTTGGAAGATCAACGAGAGCGAAAAGTCGTGGAGCATCAAAGACGGCGCATTCGTCGCCAAGGGGGGCCGCAGCCATTTGTTCTACGTCGGTGACGAAAAGCCGTTCGAGAACTTCATTTTGAATCTCAAAGTGATGACCAAGAACAACAGCAATGGCGGCGTTTACTTCCACACGAAGTATCAAAAGGAAGGCTGGCCGAAGAATGGCTTCGAATGCCAGGTGAACAACAGCTACAACTCCGACCCGCGCAAGACCGCCAGCGTCTACGCCGTGAAGGACGTGATGGAAGCTCCGGCCGGCGACGATGAGTTCTTCGATTACACCATCGAAGTCAAAGACAAGACCGCCAAGCTGTACATCAACGGCAAGCTGGTCAACGAGTACACCGAACCGGAAGGGACCGAAGCCGGCAAGGATTTCACCCGCGTCTTTGACAAAGGGACCTTCGCGCTGCAGGCTCATGATCCCGGCAGCACGGTCTACTACAAAGACATCCGCGTGAAGCGCCTGCCGTAG